The sequence below is a genomic window from Nicotiana tomentosiformis chromosome 6, ASM39032v3, whole genome shotgun sequence.
TTCTCCATCACATATgcatttattttatcattttatgcCCAAAGCTCAAAGTAATGATTCCATTCACACGTGCATAGAGAGTCACCGTCATATGCCCAAAGCTCAAAACACATTTTTCTTTACTCAtcggaagaaagaaaaaaaaaaaaaaaaagaacacctTTAAAGTCGAAAGATATCCTCGACGTGGTCTGGTTCAGGCCAATAATTTCGCCAAGCACAAGAATAAAATGGTTTATTTACAGAGAAATAAATTACAAGCTCTTTATCAAGATTCTGAAGGAGCTTCAAAACAAAAGTAGACCAAATAAAGCCTTCAACTACATCTACCGCTTGTCTTCACTATAGCATTACTTGTATACTCCTGGCGAGGTTAACCAAAATATATGTATCACCTCCAAAAGATTCGTTGAAAAATGCACTCTTCTAGTCAACATTCCTTCTACAAGTAACCATCTGCtcataaaaatagaaatttgtGAACTTCTCAATATTTAAGAGCAATTTCAAGCTAACCTCGTAAGAATAGGAACAAaacgttgtttttcttttttttggggggaggggggtgggggtggggggaggcAACGAAAAGGGAAGGATTCTCTTCTTTTCTTAAACTTCTTAGTATTTTAGGAGCCAGATTGCACCATTGAAACTTCTGAACCTATCAATTGCTAATTTCACAAATAAAGCTCAACAATAGTATACTATTCCTTCAAAACATTGCCACCCAACCCTAAGAGAAATAAGATCTTGATATAGCAGGACATGTTAGCTAAATAGAATAATATTTGTTGTAAATTTACAATAAGAATAAGGAGAAAATCAACTATAAACTGAAGCTATTCATCACAGTGCCAGACCAGTCAGGGTGGGAgaaaagaatttaagtttgagGACTTCAACACAGTACAAGAATGTTCAGTAGAAATTCTAAGATTACTATgagacaaatagcaaattaacTTGTTAAAATAAGATGATTTATGCTTACAACCATCAACCTCTGACTTAGTACTGATAAAAGAGAGAAATGGAGTAAACGTAGTTACAAAAGCAATAAACATCTATGAGTCGTAGTTACATATGCAAGCAGATGCACATTtataactattaagtaaatataTTTTCTCAATGAGTAAAACTTTTCGCACATATCCACATGCATAGGATCTTCACTGCTCTTATTAGCCGTCTTGTGAAGCTTAAACTGACTGTTATCTCAGATCCCTAGTGGCTCATGTAAACAATTTTTGCAGCCATTACATCAACCATTCCCCAGGTAAGAAGTACATAGTCTCAAGACCATAACTATTAATGTGTGTTGAAACTACCGAAATTTAATGCTAATGACAAACTTTATCAGTATGTTCCAGAACACAAGGAAAAGTGCGTATCTGCTTCTTTTAATCAGTCTGTTTAACAAATACGATTAAAAAATGCCTTCATAATAATGTGCCTTATATATTTGCATGTGGCAGTTATAAGAGAAAGTGTAAGTAAAAATGCATTCTTGAAAATGAAATTGAATCGAACAAATCGAAATTAGTCTAAAGGAAGAATGTGTTAATGCCGAGTGTCGCGCGGACCTTCATTCTTGAAAATGTTGTTAAGGAAACACTCAAGGATCGAGTGACCCAACTTGATGGCAAGGTCGACCATTTGGACGGACAAGTGAGAAAAAAAAGATAGAACGAAGGATGAATTTCTCTCAGAATTTCTCAATTTGGCTGGAGAGGCCAGACAAGCATTGCGGTTAGACAGAGCACAAGCAGATGAAGCATCGGGTCTTGGAGAAGAATAAGATCACAGATGAACTTCGAGCTGCTGAACCGACAACGTGTTTTTCTGCTTGTTTTGGAAGCTTGAAACGACAGACAAATGGTGACTATGAGATGGCCTTGCTACTGAGCTTCTTGTCTTCCATCTTTCGCCTTTTTCTATATGATAATATGCATCTTGATTGCTGCGCTCCATGCGGGTAATAAATAGCAAGAGAGTGAATAACGAATGACCCTCCATCTTGATTGCTGCGCTCCATGCGGGTAATAAATAGCAAGAGAGTGAAGAACGAATGACCCTCCAAACTAAAAGAGTGATCGAGTCCGACTCAAGCGAGTGAGTGGAAGGCGTGGCAAGATAGCGAGTTCGACTCGCGAACGATCTGCAAGTGAATGACCGATCCTTTTGCGCCAATACTGTTGCGAGACTGGTACTTGGCGGCTCACGAGCCCTAAGAAATGGAAGGGGGCACTTCACCGAATGATAGGTAAAGTATGGGACGTTCAGTAAACAATCCCTTAGCTCAAGTCCTCGGAGATACCCAAGGCAGCTCCCCGTGTCCTTTATACCCAACAAGACAAGACTATACAGGTCCAATGAAGTACTTGACGGAAAATTACAGTTTTgatcattatttaccatttagTTCAATACCAGATTGTTTGGGGGGATGCATAGCGTGGCTAGTGAGGGTAATGGGAAAGAAAAAGCTTAACAAAAAAGCATATCGCTATGCCAAATcaacaagaaaaaaataaaaaataaaaagttggtAAAAGATCATTTCATTTCTTTTATGACCAATAAGATCAAAAAGAATTTATCTAGTAAGATACATAAGGTAATTATTTTTGGTAAAAAGAGAGACATATACTTAAACGAAGAGGTTATTATCTAAGCAGTTTAGTTACAAAGCTAATGAATGTAGAATATGACATTCTGTGCAAACTTGTATAAGCCCTCAAAAGCAGAGTCCTGACACAAAGAAACCAACTATCCAAGAAAGTTTTTTCCACTAGTTTTTGAGGCTGGAAAGTTGAAGTCGGCACTGCACAGCTAGAGGCCTAAGGAAGAAGGAAACGAAGTCGTAGAGCATGGGATGTCGCCCACTAGCACTTATATGGGTTCTAAGGAAGGGGAGGAAAAGGAGAGTTTTTGTTGGTGTAGTAGGTCTGACTTTGTGCATTTGAGGAATAGCCACTTTTTGGTTCACCCATGAGGTTCCAGTCTGGCAGTCTAAAAACATTGGGTGTACTTTGTAAGGAACCATATTTTTGCAAGGCTATCCAACTTTCCGTTCATAATAAAATTATTTCAtgttatcaaaaaagaaaaagttacTAACAATCAAGAGGTTAACTGGTTTAGAGATACAATGAGCGCTCTTGAACTTGCATCTACCATATGGATTTTGCTCTAAATAGAACatcatttactaattttcatgtcaAATAATGCAATACTGTTTTTTCCCAAAAACTATGGAATAGTCAAGACATGTGAGATCAATGTCAAATATTCTTGACAACTAACCCATTTACGATGTGTTCTACATAAGTTCTATCACTGAGACAAGATTCAATGAATAACTCAGGAAAGACTGAAGGAATGCCAAATTCCGTCCTTTGCTAGACATGGTCCCTGAATCTGTTGTCTATAATTGTCAACTTCATTCTGGTGTTTCTCGCACACATACAGGTAGAACCGAAGGACTGTTACACCACTAATTCTCACTTATCAGGTCTCCTAAATTTCCCAAGACCTTGAGATTATTTCAGGTTTAATTTCCTCAGTCATATTCAAAAGAATAATACTAGTGCATGCTACAAGAGGTAACTACAAAGGAGAAGTCAGGATAACCCAAACTGGCTTACACAAATCCTAATTTATCTTTCCTCTGGAAGAACCAAATTAAGGAAAAAAGAGAAACTAAGAAACAAAGCCAAAAGCAGATACGATAAATAAACTGCTCCTAAGACAACATACCATCATTATTAATAGAGTAACATACCATCATTATTAATAGAGGTGGATtcaagatttgaagtttatgCATTTCTACAACGAACTAAAgctaatatataataaaaattggGTTCATAGTTAATATTTAAAAATGCTTAATGGATTTCTTAATACATAAACAGGGTCTGGGCAAACACTATTGAGTTCCCGTTAACCTATAGGTAATTGTAGATCCGCCTCTGATTATCAATCAATTGGAAATTTCCCAAACATTAAATGTCAACAAACTTCTTGCATAAGAAACAACTTCATATATCTTGGTAACTAACATTCAAATTCAAAGCCTCTTTTTACAATACATACATAAATACGTACATACACGCACTAGTATCAATTGGGTTGCTATCTAAAATGAAACAGAATGAAAGAAACAGCAAAGTCTCCTACAAGGAACATTACAGTCACTCACCAGCTTGTGAATTGCTCTTAGCGCGTTTAAGTTTTTCAAGCTGGACTTGTGACTCCATAATGAGTTTCATTCTTTGAATCTCCAAATCCTTTGCGAATTGCATTCTCTGCTTCTCCAATTCCACCATTTGCCTCTGCTTAGCATCTTCAACCCGTTCGTATATCTCTGCAAACCTTCCTATTGCCTCAGCTAACCTACTACAACCCTCTGCCAATGCTCCACTCTCCTCCTTTCGAGCGCCGGCCAGAGTTATGGCCGCCGGACTTGAAGTCTCCGACTCCTCCTCTTCATCCGATTCCTCAGAGGCAGCAGCTGCAGCGGCTGCCGCCATGGCGGAGAAATTTCTCCGGGAAACGGTGTCCTCCATGGATGCCGCCGGCCGCTTTGACCGTGGACCAACCGGCACGGCAGAAGGCAGGGGGAGAAGCATCGGAGGTGTCTTCCGGCGAGGAGCGACTGTTACCGGAGCCGGCGACGATTTGAAATTGTCGCCGATTAGATCGTCGAGGCCGTTGAAAAACGGCCACGGGGAGACGTACCGGCCATGGGATTGAGAAACCCTAGCTTTTTCGATCTTATACTTCTTCTTCAATGTATCGATGCGATTTTTGCACTGTATATCTGTGCGATATTGCTTCTTTGTGTGGCCGTGAAGGGCGTTAACGGCGTTAGCCACCTCCTGCCAGTGCTTCTGCCGGAGATTACCGCGTTTTAGCTCCAGGTAGTGGGACCCCCACGCTTCGATCAGAGTATGAGTCGCCGCCTCCGACCAGCAGTCC
It includes:
- the LOC104107091 gene encoding trihelix transcription factor ENAP2-like yields the protein MSDDDLVASPSSNNNSSSLPPSPSPPPPSTNTELAIPPPPPTIQPASTRPAAFPAREDCWSEAATHTLIEAWGSHYLELKRGNLRQKHWQEVANAVNALHGHTKKQYRTDIQCKNRIDTLKKKYKIEKARVSQSHGRYVSPWPFFNGLDDLIGDNFKSSPAPVTVAPRRKTPPMLLPLPSAVPVGPRSKRPAASMEDTVSRRNFSAMAAAAAAAASEESDEEEESETSSPAAITLAGARKEESGALAEGCSRLAEAIGRFAEIYERVEDAKQRQMVELEKQRMQFAKDLEIQRMKLIMESQVQLEKLKRAKSNSQADGYL